The following is a genomic window from Rhodoferax sp. PAMC 29310.
ATGTTGTGGCTGAGCAGCAAAGTCTTGCAGCCCATGCGGGCGGCCGCCAAAGCAGCTTCGGTGCCGGCATGTCCGCCGCCGACAACAATAACGTCGAAATTTTCAGGATAAAGCATGGTGATGAGTCTGTGGTGGGGGCGTGAGATAAGCAGCGCGCCCTGCGCCCGTAGGGGCTGAAGACCCCGATTTTACCGGCGTGGGCCATTTTTGGCTTGGCAGGCGGGCACAATGGCCCGCATGAAAACTCTGATCTTCGCGGGCAGCACCCGCCAACACTCCTTCAACCGCCAACTGGCCGCCCAGGCCGCCACCCTCGCCCGCGCCGCTGGCGCCGAGGTCACGCTGCTGGAATTGTCCACGCTGGACATCCCTTTGTACAACGCAGACCTGGAAGCCCAAGGCACCCCAGCCGACGTGATTCGCCTCAAGCAATTGATGTGGGAGCACCCGGCCTGGATCATTTGCTCACCCGAATACAACGGCAGCTACACCGCCTTGCTGAAGAACACCATCGACTGGGCCTCCAGCCCGGTCAAAGGCCACGCCGACTGGGCCAATGGCTTCAAACCATTTGAGGGAAAAGTGGTCGGCCTTCTGAGCGCCTCACCCGGTGGCCTGGGCGGTTTGCGCTCCCTCAGTCACTTGAATCCTTTGATGCAAAACATGCAATGCTGGATCGCTCCCAAGCAGTTCGCGCTGAACGGCGCCGGACAGGCTTTTGATGAACAAGGCCAGCTTAAGAGCGAAGCGCACCGCGCTAGCGTGCAGGCGGTGGTTGATCAGGTGTTGTGGGCCAGTTCACGGCTGGTCTGACTTTTCCGGGCTCACGACGCCCTGACCAAGGACCGGGAATCTCAACCGCCTTGTTCTTCCCCCCCTCTCCCCCAGCCCCTCTCCACCCCCGCCGGGGCGGAAAGGGGAGCTCAACAGCCGTTTGTGGCCAACGCTGTGTGCGGGGCTGAGTTCAAAGGGGAAGGCTAACTTTCTAAGTGGCCGGGGGCGGTCGAGGTTGAGGCCGCTCGATAAGGCGCAGCGAATCTTCCAACATCCGACCAAATGTGGCTGTTGAGCGCCCTCTCTCGCCCGGCGGGGCGAGAGAGGGCTGGGGAGAGAGTGGGGGTTGCAGCGTAAGAATTGCTACGTATTTAATAGCTATCTACGCATGTTTTATAAGCGCTACAGGCCAATAATGCATCCAGGCATTACAAAGCAGCCGGACAGCTTCAATGGGCAAGCCCCCCTATTTCACCCCAGCAATTACCCGCATTTGTCCTGCACTGGACAGCAAAAGAACCCACATCGGTTTACCCTTACCGGTTGAGCGCCACTACCTCGGCGCCAGTCACCCGGAGCACGTCATGCAAATCCCTTCTCTTAAAGACCAGGTCAGCCCCGAAGAATGGGCGCTGCGCTGCGACCTCGCGGCCTGCTACCGGCTGGTGGCCGCCTACGGCTGGAGCGACTTGGTCTTCACCCATGTTTCGGCCCGCATCCCCGGCCCCGAGCACCACTTTCTGATCAACCCCTATGGAATGATGTTTGACGAGATCACTGCGTCCAGCTTGGTCAAGATCGACCAGGATTGCAACAAGCTCAGTGAGTCGCCCTTTCCAGTCAACCCGGCCGGCTTCAACATCCACAGCTGTATTCATCAGGCGCGCGACGATGCGGGCTGCGTGCTTCACACCCACACCCGAGCGGGAGTTGCCGTCAGCGCGCAAAAGTGCGGCATATTGCCCATCAGCCAACAATCCACCTTTGTGCTCGGCTCGCTGGCCTACCATGACTATGAAGGCGTGGCCCTGCGCGACGACGAAAAGCCTCGCCTGCAGGCCGACCTGGGTGATGCGAGCTATCTGATGCTGCGCAACCACGGTCTGCTCACTGTGGGCAAAGACATACCCACTGCGTTTCTCGCCATGTACACCTTTGAGAACACCTGCCGCATCCAGATTGACGCGCAAGCCGGTGGCGAACTCACGCTGGTTAACCCGGAGATCGTGGCCGGCATTGCCAGCGTCATGAAAGTCGCCACCGCCGGCATGGGCGCCGCACTGGCTTGGCCAGCACTCTTGCGCAAACTGGATCGAAGCAACCCCGGGTACAACACATGAACTCCGCCTCAAGCACCGCTGAACAGGGCCTGATTCAGACTGACTTGCAAGCCACGCTTGACCTGCAGCGGGCGGCCTACTTTTTGCAACCGGTACCCACGCTGGAGCAGAGACGCGCCGACCTGCTGCAGTTGCAAAAGTTCGTGCGCGAAAACAAAGACGGCCTGGTCGCCGCCATCAACGCCGACTACGGCAGTCGATCCAGCCACGAAACCCTGTTTGCGGAAATATTTCCTGCGCAGGACGCCATCAAACACACGCTGGGCCACCTCAAAAAATGGATGAAACCACAGCGCCGCCACGTTGACCTGCGCAACTTCCTGGGCGGAAAAAACCGCGTCATTCCACAGCCCCTGGGCGTGGTGGGCTGCATCGTGCCCTGGAATTTCCCCATCAACCTCAGCATCCTCCCGCTGGTCTACATCTTTGCCGCCGGCAACCGGGCCATGGTCAAAATGTCGGAAAACTCCCGCCATCTGGCACGTTTTCTGGTCAACAAATCACCCGCCTATTTCCCACGCGACAAGCTGGCCTTCTTTGACGAAATTGGCGGCGTCGGCATCGAGTTCTCCAAGCTCAAATTCGATCACCTGCTATTCACTGGCTCCGGCCAAACCGGCAAAGCCGTCATGGCGGCGGCCGCGCAAAACCTGTGCCCCGTGACGCTGGAATTGGGCGGCAAATCACCGGCCTTGGTCTGCGACGACTACCCTCTGCAAAAAGCCGCCGAGCGCCTGCTGTTTGTGAAGTTCCTGAACGCCGGCCAAATCTGCACCACGGTCGACTACCTCTACCTGCCCAAGGGCAAGACTGACGCGTTTGTGGCCGCCGCCAAAGCCATCGTCAGCCTGCGTTACCCCACCATCGCCGGCCCCGACTACACCGCCATCATTGACGACAAGTCCTTTCTGCGCCTCACCACCGCCCTGCAAGAAGCCGAGGCGGGCGGGGCCACGCTGGTGCAGCTCACCCCTGGCCCGCGCTGGGACGCAGCCACCCGCAAGATTGCCCCACACCTCGTGCTCAACGCCCCGGCGGACAGCGTGCTGCTCACCCGTGAGATTTTTGGCCCCATTCTGCCCATCAAGGAATACACCCGACTTGAAGACGCCGTGGCCACCATTAACCAAGGCCCGCGCCCCCTGGCCTTCTACCCGTTCAGCAACGACTCAGCCACCATCGACATGCTGCTCACCCGCGTCATGTCAGGCGGAGTCACCGTCAATGACGCCCTCTTCCACCTCGCCCAACACGACCTGCCCTTTGGCGGCGTGGGCGACAGCGGCATGGGCCACTACCATGGCTATGAAGGCTTCATCACCTTCAGCAAGCTGCGTCCCGTGTTCTACCAGGCTGGTTGGAGCGCCCTCAAATTCATGTGGCCGCCCTACGGCAAATTCGCCACCAAGTACCTGGCGTTTTTGACTCGCTAAAGCGAACGGGCCTGCCTGGACGCCAGGGTGCGACGAAAATGGCGGGAATGCATACACACTCCCGCCCATCGCCGCAAGCGCCCCGCTGGGTCGCGCCCGCCCTGCTGACCCTCGCCGCGCTGGGCGGTTGTGCCTCTGCGCCACCTGTCGAGGCCCTAGCCCCTGTCATACCTGCGCCAGTCGTAGTCGCCGCGCCGGCCCCTGAGCCAGAGATCGACTCCGTCGCGAAATTCGCCCGCTGGGTGGCCGAGTTCAGCGTTTCAGCCCGCGCTGCCGGCATCACCGAGGCCACGCTCCACCAGGCCTTTGACACCGTGCGACTCATTCCGCACGTCATCACCTCCGACAAGGCCCAGCCCGAGTTCACCCGCACCGTCTGGGCCTACCTGGACACCGCCGTCTCGCCACAGCGCGTTGCCCGTGGGCAGACCCGGATGCGCAATCTGCCAGTCGAAGTTGATGGCGTGCCGGGGCGCTACGGCGTACCGATGGAAATCCTGGCCGCCATATGGGGCATGGAAAGCAACTACGGCAGTTTTATGGGTGACATTCCCACCATCGACGCTTTGGCCACACTCGGTTTCGAAGGTCGGCGGGAAGACTGGGCGCGGGGCCAGTTGTTAGCAGCCCTCAAAATTCTACAAAGTGGTGACATTGCCCGCGTCGACATGATTGGCTCTTGGGCCGGCGCCATGGGCCAAACCCAGTTTCTGCCGTCCAACTATTTGGCCTATGCGGTCGATGCCGACGGTGATGGCCGTCGCGACATCTGGGGCAGCCTGCCCGACGTCATGGCCTCCACCGCCAACTTTCTGACCCGCTCAGGCTGGCAACGCGGTCAACCCTGGGGCGTGGAAGTGCGCCTGCCCACCGGCTTTGACTACGCCCGAGCCGACACGTCTCAGCCCGCATCCAACTGGGCCGCCGAGGGCGTACAAAGCATGGACGGCGAAACGTTGCCCGCTTTGACCAACGGCACCTTGTTGCTACCCGCCGGTGCACGCGGCCCGGTCTTTCTGGTGGGCGTCAACTTTCGCACCATCCTGCGCTACAACAACTCCACCAGCTACGCCCTTGGGGTAAGCCTGCTGGCCCAGCGGCTGGCGGGCGGCCCCGCCGTGCAAACGGCGTGGCCGCGAGATCTGCAAGCCTTGACACGGACCCAATTGAAAAACCTGCAAACCGCGCTCAACACCCGCGGCTTTGACAGCGGCACGCCCGACGGCATCATGGGCCCCGCCACCCGCAGCGGCATTCGTGACTACCAACGCAGCCTCAGCCTGCCCGCCGACGGCTACCCGACGCTAGAGTTGCTACAACGACTGCAGTGAGTGGGGACGGGGGAAAACGCTCCTATTTGGATCACGATGAGGAGCACTCCAGGAAAAATCCGTCGCCCCCATGCGTCTATGGTTCAATGCCTTTATGAACCGCCGTACCCTTTTGTTGCTTGTATTGGCCGCCTCAAGTGGCGCAGCGGCTTTTGCGTGGTACACGATGCGCGCGCCGGCAGTTGCCGCCATGGTGGTGCATTCACAGCCTTTGGTCCGCACTCTACTGTTTTCAGCGCGGGTGGCCAGCACCTCTCGGGTTGAGATTGGCGCCACCCTGACCGGCCGCGTGGCGCAGGTCAACGTGGCCGAAGGCGCCCGGGTGAAGCGGGGTGACATCTTGGTGCAACTGGAGAGCGACGAGCTGCAAGCAGCGCTTGCCCAAGCGCAGGCCGGCGTTCGCCAAGCACAGGCCAAGTTAGCTGCCCTCCAAAGTTCGGGGCGCAGTGCCGTTCAGGCCAATCTGGAGCAGGCCGAGTCGGTGCTCCTTGCCGCCAAAAAGGACCTTGCCCGCACACAAGAATTGGTCGCCCGTAACTTTGTCAGCGCCGCGCGTTTGGACGAATCACAGCGCGCAGCCGCGGTTGCCACGGCACAGCGCGATGCCGCCCTGGGCCAACTGCAGGCCAACGCACGGCAAGGCGCTGACTGGGTCGGCGCGCAAGCACAGGTGGCGCAGGCCCAGGCAACGCTGGCGTCAGCCCAGGCACGTCTGGAGCAGGCCACCCTCACTGCCCCTGCCGATGCCCGGGTGCTCTTGAGGGGCGTGGAGCCGGGCCAGATTGTTCAGCCCGGGCGTGCCCTGCTGACCTTGGCCCTGGACAGCCCGGTGCAACTGGTGGGTCAGGTGGATGAGCGTTACATGGCGCAGGTGCAGTTGGGCCAGAAGGCAGTCATGCGAGCTGATGCCTTTGCGCAGCAGCCTTTCGATGCAAAAGTGCAGTTCATTGCACCCGTGGTCGATGCGCAGCGTGGTGCCGTGGAAGTCAAACTCATTCTGTCGGGCCCGGTGCCGGATTTTTTGCGCGAGGACATGACGCTCTCCGTCGAGCTGGTCACCGGCCAACGCGACCAGGCGTTGGTGGTGCCTGCACAAGCCCTGGGTGCCCAGGCTGGCGGCACGACCGCTAGCGTGCGGCTGGCGCAAGAAGGCCGCGTGGTGGCGCGTTCGGTTCGACTGGGGCTTCGCACCCTCGACGCGGTGGAAGTGCTGGATGGTTTGGCCGCCGGTGATGTGATTTTGCTGAGCCCCACGCCCGCCGTGGGGCAACGGGTCAAGGCCGACACCAGAGCAGGGTTTGCAACGCCCAAGCGCGCTGGCGATGATGCCGGCGCAGCGATGAGCAACGCCATGGGCCGCTGAGAAAAACCCGATGCGGTACCGGATCGGTTTTGAAGCTCAGGTGGCGATGCGTTTTCTGCGCGAGGGGCGCATGCAAACCGTGTTGATCATCGTCGGCGTGGCCGCCGGTGTGGCCGTGGTGGCGTATATCTCGGCACTGATCAGCGGCTTGCAACGCAACACCCTGGAAAAAACCTTGGGTGCCCAGGCCCACATCACAATCTCGGCGCCAGAGGACGCGGCTTTCACCACAGGCCCAAATACATTCAATACCACCACCTTGCAGCAGGTGCAACCGCGCACCCAGCGCCCGCGATCCATTGTCAATTGGCAGGCACTGGTGCCCGTGCTGGAGGCGATGCCCGACGTGGCGGCCGTTTCGCCCATGGTGTCGGGCGCCGGCCTGGCGCAGCGGGGTGAGGCATCCAAAGCCATCGCGCTGCTGGGTGTCGATCTGGACCGCTATGACCGCATCGTGGGCCTGCGAAGCAAGGTCGTCGACGGTGTCGCCCGACTCGGCCCGGGCGAGGCGATCCTGGGGCGTGAACTGGCCAGCGACTTGGGGCTGCGGGTGGGGGACCGGGTGAGCCTCATTGTGGGGGGCACCAATGCCAGTAGCAGTGTGGTCGACTCTGTGCGGGTCACCGCCCTGGTCGACCTGGGTGTGCGCGAGCTGAATCGGCGCACCGTGATTGTTCCGCTGCGCGCGGCCCAAAGCCTGCTGGGGCTTCCAGGGGGCGCCACCAATTTGGACTTGGCACTGACCGATGTTTGGGCGGCTTCGGCACTGTCGGGCGAGTTGGCGCAACGCTTCCCCTACAAGGTAGAAGGCTGGCAGCAGGCCAATGCCCAACTCGTATCGGCCCTGAACGCGCAGTCTGTCAGCACGGCGCTGATTCGGGGTGTGGTGATGGTGGTCGTGGTCTTGGGCATTGCCAGCGTGCTGGTCGTGTCGGTGGTGCAAAAGCGCCGTGAAATCGGCATTCTGCGGGCCATGGGCGCCACCCAGGGCCAGATTCAGCGTGTGTTTTTGCTGCAAGGCGCCATCGTGGGGGCGCTCGGTTCGACCCTGGGCATCTTCTTGGCCCTGGCCCTGATCGCAGCCTTTACCCACTTTGTGCGCGGCTCTGACGGCCTCCCGCTGTTTGTGATTTCCCTCTCACCCCAGTTGGCCCTATCGATTGCCGCCATCGCCACCGTGTGTGGCGTGTTGGCCGCCGTCGCGCCGGCGCGGCGCGCTGCCGCTTTGGACCCCGCCCAGGCAATCCGGATTTGACGGCGACCATGGCACCGAGTAACGCTCCATTGATTGCCATGGAGGGGGTGCGCAAGCGCTACAACATCGGTCGCCCCAATGAGGCTGAGGTATTGCATGGCATCAGTTTGTCGGTGGGCGTGGGCGAGTTTGTGGCGCTGATCGGCCCGTCCGGTTCGGGCAAAAGCACCTTGCTCAACATCATCGGCTTGTTAGAGCCCATGACCGAAGGCAGCTATCGCCTGCAAGGAACGGAGGTGGCCGGGCTGGACGATGCCGCGCTGACGCTGCAGCGCCGCTGTGCACTCGGCTTTGTGTTCCAGTTCCACCACCTGTTGCCGGCCTTTACCGCCCTGGAAAACGTGACCATGCCGGCCCTCATGCGCGACGGCACCGTCAGCGCGGCGCAGCGCAAGCACGCGCAAGAGGTGCTGGCCGCCATGGGCCTGTCCGATGCCATGGGCAAGCGCCCGGGTGAACTCTCTGGCGGTATGCAACAGCGCGTGGCCATTGCCCGCGCGCTGGTCATGCAACCGCCCCTGGTCTTGGCGGACGAACCCACCGGCAACCTCGACCGGGCGTCGTCTGACGAAGTGTTTGCGCTGATGCGCCGCATGCACGCGGACCTCGGAACCTCATTTTTGGTGGTCACCCACGACCCGCGCCTGGCTCAGCGGTGCGACCGCACGATTGAGTTGGTGGACGGCAAGGTTGAGCGGGATGCCCCTAACGCGGTCGCCTAGCGATACAGCATCTGCCAAATATCAAATATGGCCGACGCCACGGCCCACTCCGAGGGCTGCAAGGAAATTCAATTTCCAAGAAAATCACACAATCAACAGCCTATCCAACCCACATGAATTCTTGAAAGCTGAAGAATTCACTCTCTAAAAAACTGAAGGAACGATGTATGAACGAAGTTGAATTTCGAGTGCGAGCGTCTGCCAATGGGTTCTCTGATTTTCAACAAAAAGAATACGCCTCTGACACAGACGCCCCATTGCATACACACGAATTTTCCGCCAGTCTTGTCGTTTTAGAAGGCGAATTTTCTCTCCAGTATTCGGACTCAAAAGCGACTTTTTTGCCGGGTGAGTGCTGCGAATTGGCGGCAAACGTTCTGCATGCAGAGCGCGCAGGGTCCCATGGCGCCAAAGTTCTTCTGGCCAAAAAAATGTAGGCGGCCAACAAGTCGACC
Proteins encoded in this region:
- a CDS encoding NADPH-dependent FMN reductase translates to MKTLIFAGSTRQHSFNRQLAAQAATLARAAGAEVTLLELSTLDIPLYNADLEAQGTPADVIRLKQLMWEHPAWIICSPEYNGSYTALLKNTIDWASSPVKGHADWANGFKPFEGKVVGLLSASPGGLGGLRSLSHLNPLMQNMQCWIAPKQFALNGAGQAFDEQGQLKSEAHRASVQAVVDQVLWASSRLV
- a CDS encoding class II aldolase/adducin family protein; translation: MQIPSLKDQVSPEEWALRCDLAACYRLVAAYGWSDLVFTHVSARIPGPEHHFLINPYGMMFDEITASSLVKIDQDCNKLSESPFPVNPAGFNIHSCIHQARDDAGCVLHTHTRAGVAVSAQKCGILPISQQSTFVLGSLAYHDYEGVALRDDEKPRLQADLGDASYLMLRNHGLLTVGKDIPTAFLAMYTFENTCRIQIDAQAGGELTLVNPEIVAGIASVMKVATAGMGAALAWPALLRKLDRSNPGYNT
- a CDS encoding coniferyl aldehyde dehydrogenase, coding for MNSASSTAEQGLIQTDLQATLDLQRAAYFLQPVPTLEQRRADLLQLQKFVRENKDGLVAAINADYGSRSSHETLFAEIFPAQDAIKHTLGHLKKWMKPQRRHVDLRNFLGGKNRVIPQPLGVVGCIVPWNFPINLSILPLVYIFAAGNRAMVKMSENSRHLARFLVNKSPAYFPRDKLAFFDEIGGVGIEFSKLKFDHLLFTGSGQTGKAVMAAAAQNLCPVTLELGGKSPALVCDDYPLQKAAERLLFVKFLNAGQICTTVDYLYLPKGKTDAFVAAAKAIVSLRYPTIAGPDYTAIIDDKSFLRLTTALQEAEAGGATLVQLTPGPRWDAATRKIAPHLVLNAPADSVLLTREIFGPILPIKEYTRLEDAVATINQGPRPLAFYPFSNDSATIDMLLTRVMSGGVTVNDALFHLAQHDLPFGGVGDSGMGHYHGYEGFITFSKLRPVFYQAGWSALKFMWPPYGKFATKYLAFLTR
- a CDS encoding lytic murein transglycosylase, translating into MHTHSRPSPQAPRWVAPALLTLAALGGCASAPPVEALAPVIPAPVVVAAPAPEPEIDSVAKFARWVAEFSVSARAAGITEATLHQAFDTVRLIPHVITSDKAQPEFTRTVWAYLDTAVSPQRVARGQTRMRNLPVEVDGVPGRYGVPMEILAAIWGMESNYGSFMGDIPTIDALATLGFEGRREDWARGQLLAALKILQSGDIARVDMIGSWAGAMGQTQFLPSNYLAYAVDADGDGRRDIWGSLPDVMASTANFLTRSGWQRGQPWGVEVRLPTGFDYARADTSQPASNWAAEGVQSMDGETLPALTNGTLLLPAGARGPVFLVGVNFRTILRYNNSTSYALGVSLLAQRLAGGPAVQTAWPRDLQALTRTQLKNLQTALNTRGFDSGTPDGIMGPATRSGIRDYQRSLSLPADGYPTLELLQRLQ
- a CDS encoding efflux RND transporter periplasmic adaptor subunit, with the translated sequence MNRRTLLLLVLAASSGAAAFAWYTMRAPAVAAMVVHSQPLVRTLLFSARVASTSRVEIGATLTGRVAQVNVAEGARVKRGDILVQLESDELQAALAQAQAGVRQAQAKLAALQSSGRSAVQANLEQAESVLLAAKKDLARTQELVARNFVSAARLDESQRAAAVATAQRDAALGQLQANARQGADWVGAQAQVAQAQATLASAQARLEQATLTAPADARVLLRGVEPGQIVQPGRALLTLALDSPVQLVGQVDERYMAQVQLGQKAVMRADAFAQQPFDAKVQFIAPVVDAQRGAVEVKLILSGPVPDFLREDMTLSVELVTGQRDQALVVPAQALGAQAGGTTASVRLAQEGRVVARSVRLGLRTLDAVEVLDGLAAGDVILLSPTPAVGQRVKADTRAGFATPKRAGDDAGAAMSNAMGR
- a CDS encoding ABC transporter permease, with amino-acid sequence MRYRIGFEAQVAMRFLREGRMQTVLIIVGVAAGVAVVAYISALISGLQRNTLEKTLGAQAHITISAPEDAAFTTGPNTFNTTTLQQVQPRTQRPRSIVNWQALVPVLEAMPDVAAVSPMVSGAGLAQRGEASKAIALLGVDLDRYDRIVGLRSKVVDGVARLGPGEAILGRELASDLGLRVGDRVSLIVGGTNASSSVVDSVRVTALVDLGVRELNRRTVIVPLRAAQSLLGLPGGATNLDLALTDVWAASALSGELAQRFPYKVEGWQQANAQLVSALNAQSVSTALIRGVVMVVVVLGIASVLVVSVVQKRREIGILRAMGATQGQIQRVFLLQGAIVGALGSTLGIFLALALIAAFTHFVRGSDGLPLFVISLSPQLALSIAAIATVCGVLAAVAPARRAAALDPAQAIRI
- a CDS encoding ABC transporter ATP-binding protein; translation: MAPSNAPLIAMEGVRKRYNIGRPNEAEVLHGISLSVGVGEFVALIGPSGSGKSTLLNIIGLLEPMTEGSYRLQGTEVAGLDDAALTLQRRCALGFVFQFHHLLPAFTALENVTMPALMRDGTVSAAQRKHAQEVLAAMGLSDAMGKRPGELSGGMQQRVAIARALVMQPPLVLADEPTGNLDRASSDEVFALMRRMHADLGTSFLVVTHDPRLAQRCDRTIELVDGKVERDAPNAVA